One Cydia pomonella isolate Wapato2018A chromosome 14, ilCydPomo1, whole genome shotgun sequence DNA segment encodes these proteins:
- the LOC133525314 gene encoding uncharacterized protein LOC133525314 — translation MFGSEFWTTKKKREKKIHTNEMKMLRWAAGVTRLDRVRNEYVRGSFKVAPIAENMAESCMRWFGYVMRRDEEYAVKKALAIPEQKNGKGMPLTTWSTTVTKDMERVQINTQTTHDRKTWRLQTRRADPK, via the coding sequence ATGTTTGGCTCCGAGTTCTGGACGACCAAGAAGAAACGAGAAAAGAAGATACACACCAATGAGATGAAAATGCTGAGGTGGGCAGCGGGAGTGACGAGACTGGACAGAGTCCGAAATGAATATGTACGAGGCTCTTTCAAGGTAGCTCCTATTGCAGAAAATATGGCTGAAAGCTGTATGAGATGGTTCGGGTATGTGATGAGACGTGACGAAGAGTATGCTGTCAAAAAGGCCTTGGCCATCCCAGAACAAAAGAACGGCAAAGGGATGCCGCTTACCACGTGGTCTACAACCGTTACCAAAGACATGGAGCGGGTGCAGATCAACACGCAGACAACCCACGATAGAAAAACCTGGCGCCTTCAAACGAGGAGGGCCGACCCAAAATAA